From the Phaeodactylum tricornutum CCAP 1055/1 chromosome 24, whole genome shotgun sequence genome, one window contains:
- a CDS encoding predicted protein codes for MSNSRTKEPTCLPEDTFAVLVHKLYQDRVRDFVLNRPVNMPDWQTAFSCSNPSIGTKRKLTLNADEEQQDTRPPKGGRETQPESNRCVLLDTTELTGVSRARRGYVLLLLQQTVRPCTQLPPMARQNVSWVARISHQMKINDMTTSDVMGQHLWTTLSENGFGSFPQQGDQDNQQLQQALRIDVHPREYLEPLCLQLQEACATCENSNSHRSSSVSVEGPFDGPVAMTMSASKCSHRLYVIFLKEPEQSSASFQVYWGLESRDKHKASMMIRLNQEASRELEVRICNHKTGAEQKQSRSGPVVTDDAPLSRAYYKLEQVWHDYLSSERERLCLDQGAGLDLGASPGGWTQVLVHLAQLPKVVAVDPAALADRVRKLSHVTHLATTLENANLQAHGPYSMVVCDASELYMELFRKMKTLTGKPPCWTLPSVWVVTMKLPFKSIGSVQRHVNIIEESAGSHLHEMALAMFPKENIRIAYRVIHAMANSDSERTLIAVFEKA; via the coding sequence AAAGAACCGACATGCTTGCCCGAGGATACCTTCGCCGTATTGGTGCATAAACTCTACCAAGACCGAGTACGAGACTTTGTACTGAACAGACCTGTGAATATGCCGGATTGGCAGACAGCGTTCAGTTGCAGCAACCCATCCATCGGAACGAAGCGGAAGCTTACATTAAACGCGGACGAGGAGCAACAAGATACGAGACCCCCGAAAGGCGGAAGAGAGACCCAACCCGAAAGTAATAGATGTGTACTATTGGACACCACTGAATTGACCGGTGTGAGTCGAGCCCGACGTGGATACGTACTTTTGCTACTTCAGCAGACGGTCCGACCCTGCACGCAATTACCTCCCATGGCGCGACAAAATGTGTCCTGGGTCGCACGTATTTCTCACCAGATGAAGATTAACGATATGACGACAAGTGATGTCATGGGGCAACATCTTTGGACGACACTGTCCGAAAATGGGTTTGGCAGTTTTCCCCAGCAGGGCGATCAAGACAATCAACAATTACAACAAGCTTTACGCATTGATGTTCACCCCCGCGAGTATCTGGAGCCTCTTTGTCTCCAATTGCAGGAAGCATGTGCCACTTGCGAAAATTCTAACTCACACCGATCATCGTCGGTTTCCGTGGAAGGGCCGTTTGACGGACCCGTAGCTATGACTATGTCGGCATCCAAGTGTTCACATCGCCTATATGTGATTTTTCTGAAAGAGCCAGAGCAATCTTCGGCGAGCTTTCAAGTGTACTGGGGATTGGAAAGTCGCGACAAGCACAAAGCGAGCATGATGATTCGTTTGAACCAGGAGGCCTCCAGGGAGCTGGAAGTGCGCATTTGCAATCACAAGACAGGCGCCGAGCAGAAGCAATCTCGCTCGGGCCCCGTTGTTACGGATGACGCGCCACTATCCCGGGCTTACTACAAGCTGGAGCAAGTCTGGCACGACTACTTATCGTCCGAGCGCGAGCGGCTGTGTTTGGATCAAGGAGCCGGACTGGACTTGGGCGCGTCGCCTGGTGGATGGACGCAGGTATTGGTGCATCTGGCGCAATTACCAAAGGTAGTGGCCGTAGACCCCGCCGCCCTGGCCGACCGTGTTCGAAAATTGTCGCACGTGACCCACTTGGCCACGACCTTGGAAAACGCCAACCTACAAGCGCATGGTCCGTACAGTATGGTCGTGTGTGATGCGTCCGAATTATACATGGAACTCTTTCGGAAAATGAAAACGTTGACTGGGAAACCGCCTTGTTGGACCTTGCCCAGCGTATGGGTCGTGACCATGAAGCTACCCTTTAAGAGTATTGGTAGTGTACAGCGGCACGTAAACATCATTGAAGAATCCGCGGGCTCGCACTTACATGAAATGGCCCTGGCTATGTTTCCCAAGGAAAATATTAGGATCGCCTACCGTGTCATTCACGCCATGGCCAATTCCGATAGCGAGCGGACGCTCATCGCTGTCTTTGAGAAGGCCTAA